ACCCATATGCACCAACTGCAGCTACTCAACCTAATGGGTCCTCTTACGCCCCAACAAGTGCATATGCTAATACACATACTGTGACCTCTCCTCCACCTATCTCCAATAAGCTTCCAGCTGGACCACCACCAATCagtatgaagaaaagaagcaaTAAATCAGCCAATATAGATCAAAAGCCATCTCAAGCTGAATCCTATCCCCCAACACTTTCAAGTTCGGCCTCTCCATTGCAGACTTCTCAACCGCCAACATTGGCTTCTCAGTCCAATACCTCCACTGAAAATGTCAGTCGTGAAGTCCCCGCAGATCAACAACCCATTGTTGACTTCCTGAAAGGAGAATTAGCTCGCGTAACCCCATTGACCCCAAAGGAATATTCCAAACAATTGAAGGATTGTGATAAGAGAttaaaaattcttttctatcaTTTAGAAAAGCAAGATTTATTAACTCAACCAACACTTGATCGTTTACATGACCTGGTCGCActaatgaaagaaaagaaatacaaGGAAGCTATGGCCATCCACGCCGATATTGCAACAAACCATGCTCAAGAAGGTGGTAACTGGTTAACAGGAGTAAAGAGGTTAATTGGCATAGCTGAAGCGACTTTGAATTAGATTCAATGCTTAATTTTCAGTATGAAAACTGGACGTACtggttttgttttttatctttttatGTCCTATAgtattatatttatataattatGTACTTATCTTTTTATGTTTAAACCTAATCAAGCTCACAATCAGATGCTGGCTTAACAGTACCTCTTAGAAACCAGCCAGTACTATATATCTTATTTACAGCCATTCTTTGATAATTtaatcatatgtaaactTCGAGCGGCAAATCTCCGGGGAAATTTTAAACTTACCGCATCGCACCTTCCAAAGAAcaaaaggagaagaaaatgtcAATTGTCCTATAATCTGGGGAAATTCGGTCTACACTCAGgaaaacaaacaaacagTCCTATCCTCAGCGTATTGCGTAGTTACTACTTACACATTAAGAGACCTTAGGGCGTATAACAAGCATTTTACAGCAGAAAATTAGGGAGAGTCTTTATCAGTTGGCCTCAGTCTTATAAACCGAACAGAAAAGTTTTGTTAAGGGCTTTTTGAACAGAAGGATATGCCTTTATTGGTATAGAGAAAGAGTTACAAATGGATCCTAACAGTAACAGTTCTAGTGAAACATTGCGCCAAGAGAAGCAAGGTTTCCTAGACAAAGCTCTTCAGAGGGTGAAGGGTATAGCCCTGCGACGAAACGATAGCAGTAAAGATCCCAAAACAGATGACGCACCAAGTAGCATACAAACTCCAACTGGCTTTCAACCGCAGGATTTTGACAGACGGTCTAATATATCATCTGAGTTTACGGACGACAATTGCACCATGGACGATAACtcgattttattttcagaGCCTTCACAGAAACAATCAATGATGATGTCCATATATGTAGGTGTATTCGTTGCTGTTGGTGGATTTTTATTTGGCTATGATACAGGTCTGATTAATAGTATAACATCCATGAACTACGTGAAGTCGCATGTAGCACCAAATCACGATTCTTTTACCGCTCAACAGATGTCCATCTTGGTGTCGTTTTTATCGTTAGGAACTTTTTTTGGAGCTTTGACAGCCCCTTTTATATCTGACTCGTATGGTAGAAAGCctactattatttttagtACACTTGTTATCTTCTCGATCGGAAATTCTTTACAAGTGGGAGCTGGAGGAATCACATTGTTAATTGTGGGAAGAGTCATTTCAGGCATTGGTATAGGCGCAATTTCAGCCGTTGTGCCACTATACCAAGCAGAAGCTACACACAAATCATTAAGAGGTGCTATTATTTCTACTTACCAATGGGCTATCACCTGGGGTTTGTTAGTGTCAAGTGCAGTGTCCCAGGGGACACATTCAAGAAACGATGCATCCTCATATCGGATACCAATTGGATTGCAATATGTTTGGTCGTCTTTTCTCGCTGTAGGGATGTTTTTTCTACCTGAAAGTCCGCGTTATTACGTTCTAAAGGACAACTTAGACGAAGCAGCTAAGTCCTTATCGTTTCTAAGGGGTGTACCAGTTCACGATTCTGGGTTACTTGAAGAATTAGTTGAAATAAAAGCAACTTATGATTATGAGGCGTCTTTTGGTTCTTCTAATTTCATAGATTGCTTCATTTCAAGTAAAAGCAGGCCAAAGCAAACCTTAAGAATGTTTACCGGAATTGCTCTTCAGGcatttcaacaattttcaggtattaatttcatattttaCTATGGtgtcaatttctttaacaAAACAGGAGTCAGCAATAGTTATTTGGTTTCATTCATAACGTACGCTGTTAATGTTGTCTTCAATGTTCCtggtttattttttgtgGAATTTTTTGGTAGACGTAAAGTTCTAGTTTTCGGGGGTGTTATCATGACTATAGCTAATTTTATTGTAGCCATCGTTGGTTGTTCATTGAAAACTGTAGCTGCCGCTAAAGTTATGATTGCGTTTATATGTCTATTCATTGCTTCCTTTTCGGCCACATGGGGCGGTGTTGTTTGGGTTATTTCAGCAGAATTGTACCCACTGGGTGTAAGATCCAAGTGCACAGCTATATGTGCTGCAGCAAACTGGCTCGTAAACTTTATTTGTGCTTTAATTACCCCTTATATTGTAGACACAGGCTCTCACACATCATCATTAGGTgcaaaaatattcttcatttggGGCTCCTTGAATGCAATGGGAGTTATAGTTGTTTACTTGACCGTTTATGAGACGAAAGGTCTAACattagaagaaattgatgaattatATATCAAATCTTCTACTGGAGTAATTTCGCCGAAGTTCAATAAGATCATTAGAGAACGCGCTTTGAAGTTCCAATATGACCCCCTGCAAAGATTGGAAGACGGTAAGAATGCCTTTGTTGCTAAACGAAGTTCTGATGATCAAACATCAGGAAatgattttcaaaatacGACAGCAGGCGAGGTGAATCATAGCCTCAATCGAGAACAATTGCGCTCTGTTTCTGAATATGGCAATATGACTAATAGTACAGAACTACCTCAGATTCTCAATGAAAGTAGTATCTCAACAACTCCCATAAGTCCTTTGCAAGGTATTCCAGTTCCACAGGTAGCTGAATCTGTTGACATTCAAACCAAGTACGTGGATTTAGGAAATGGTTTAGGTCTCGCTACATATAATAGAGGGCCTCCCTCACTATCAAGTGATTCTACCGAGAATTAtactgaagatgaaatatgCGGGCCTTCATCTAAAGGCGATCAAAGCAATAGAAGTACTATGAATGATATCAATGACTACATGGCACGCTTAATTCACAGTAATTCTACCACAAGCAATACAACGGAAAAGTTCTCTGGTAATCAAAGTACGGTACATGACCATAACGCCTCCTCTCATTCGGACACTACTGAAGAGAATAGCAATTTGATGGATTTAGGAAATGGGCTTGCTCTGAATGCCTATAAGAGAGGTCCACCTTCTATTCTAACGTCTTCTAGTGACGAGGAAGACGGTGACGAGGCATCCGACGACATGAATGAATTTCAAGACTTGGTTCGTATGAAAGAACGCATGGCGCAGTTTGCCCAGAGCTATATTGACAAGAAATGCGATCTAGTATCCGAAACTCCCTCCTGTGTTTTGAGCACTTCTTTCTCTGTGTTAGCTCATcctaatgaaaatgataatgaaagtCTCCAATCGAGTGAAGAAAACTCGACTAAGCATTCTGtaaatgataatgatgatctGAAATAACTATATAATATTACTCAACGCATATTACTGAAACGAACATGAattataatattaataatgtaAAAAAACACTAATTAATTTACCACAGTATTCGATGTTTTGTAGATACCCAAAACCAATCTCAATAAACACTCAAATTCACTTATTTAGTATTCTCACTTAATATGGTACTTTTTAAAATCAAGTCTTATCTTTTATGTCACTTATTCGATAATTAGCCGCCAATGGGTACCACATTCCATCTGCGTTTAAAGTCATTTAGAACGAAATCGCCTTCCAATAGGAAAGTCCCATAGGAGGCAAGTATAACACTGGTTTGAATTACCAACAACTTTCGCAGGTGACGGAAAGAATTCTAACTCGTACAACTAGCATTCACATAAGATCAGCTGTTAGATTACCCAATTTTTGgcagaatatatatataaatatactcTATTTGTCTCATTGTTTCTTTCGGATGCCCGTGATGatcaaaaaagatgataaaacAGTGGAGCCCCCTAATGAAAAACCACACAGGAGGATCGAGAGAAATGATATTCCAGAATCTTCCAATCACATCCCTCCTCCAGAATCTAGCGTCTTAAAAGGCGGTAAGGTGAATTCAAAAACCAGAGCTTTAAAGGCCGTTACCAGTATCCTAGCAGACGCCGATGAGAAACCTCAAAAAAGGTCGAATGATGAGGGAGATGGAACCAAGAAGCAGAGGTCTGAATATTGGGGCAAGGGAATAGGTAAATTTGAATACATTTTTTACAAATTTTTGCTTGTGATGCTGTACAGCTGCTTTGGGCTATTTCGATACGGccaatatcaatatcataAGATGAAATTAAGGATATTCAGTATTATCTACAATCATGCATACACGCCACAATTGATTAGACAGGACGTTGTTtctctgaaaaaaattccaaaaagGTTAGCCGCTATCTTGGAAGTCAAACCTGTCGGCGATGTAGGCGGCGGTGTTACAGGTTTATTAAATGACGCGAGTGAAATCGTTTGTTGGACTGTGTCAGCCGGTATAAAGCATTTAATGTTGTATGATTACGACGGTATATTACAAAGAAATGTCCCGGAGCTCAGAATAGAAATTCAGTCTAACCTGGCTAAATATTTTGGGCCAGCTCATGTCCCAAATTACGCTGTTAAAATACCTCATTCGGACAAGATATTTTATAACCTGGACGGAATTGAAACAGAAACTGATGTTGGAAATGAAGTAGACGTTAACGACGAAAGGGACAAAATTGCGATCGAAATCTCTTTACTGTCTAACAGAGACGGTAGAGAGACAATTGTCGACCTAACTAAAACTATGGCTGAGTTGTGTGCAGTCAATGAATTGAACGTTTCTGACATCACAATGGACTTAGTTGATTCAGAATTGAAGCAGTTAGTGGGACCCGAACCAGATTTATTGTTATACTTCGGGCCTTCCCTGGATCTACAAGGGTTCCCACCTTGGCATATCAGATTGACTGAATTTTATTGGGAAAAAGATAACAACGAAGTTATATACTCGGTATTCATTCGCGGCCTAAGACAGTACTCAGGATGTAAAGTGAATGTCGGTAAGTGATTCTCAAGAGCTGAATGAAAAGACAAGTATCCTGCTCAATCTTTTAGTTTGCACACTAAATCCTCGTTTGGTACTACAAAAAAAGTCATTACgcacatatatataatagtagtaataatgataatgatagcAACAGTTTCAGGCTAGCTATATAGTTGCATTTTTAAACATTTTAGTAATAAAAACACGTATTTAACTTCAGGAAGAAGCTAATTCAATGGTAATAACAAAGTTATTGTAGGAAGAACTTGTTTTATTACCCTTCCTATTTGCCTTTTCGCGTTGCAAATCACATATAACGATGTGGCAAATATTTGTCaaaccagaaaaaaaaaagaaaatcgaaAGATGGAAAATAGAGAGAGGAAAACCAAATCTTTGACACGTTCTCGATCCACTTGTTTATCAAGATAGTGTTGATAAATCTTATTGATAAAAGATTGTTTTCGATTTGGAACTTCTAGCTTCAAAGGTTTAAGAAATAACACAAGCAGGTTTAAtagaattaaaaaatggGTTTGTTTGCCTCTAAATTGTTCAGTAACCTTTTTGGTAACAAAGAAATGCGTATTCTTATGGTGGGTCTAGACGGTGCCGGTAAGACCACCGTTTTGTACAAGTTGAAATTGGGTGAAGTCATTACTACTATTCCAACGATCGGTTTCAACGTCGAAACTGTCCAATATAAGAACATTTCATTCACTGTCTGGGATGTCGGTGGACAAGACAGAATTAGATCTCTATGGAGACATTACTACAGAAACACCGAAGgtgttatttttgttatcGATTCTAACGATAGATCGCGTATCGGTGAAGCTAGAGAAGTCATGCAAAGAATGTTAAACGAAGACGAATTGAGAAATGCTGCTTGGTTGGTTTTCGCTAACAAGCAAGATTTGCCAGAAGCTATGTCTGCCGCTGAAATCACTGAAAAACTAGGTTTGCATTCTATTAGAAACCGTCCATGGTTTATTCAGGCCACTTGTGCTACCTCCGGTGAAGGTTTGTACGAAGGTTTGGAATGGTTAAGTAacagtttgaaaaactcaACTTAAGAATTCTAGAATATGGATCAAATACGCTTGTATAAactaaatgaaaaataaagattaAGAACTTGAGAGGCGAACGTCGATGGAATTATTGACGATCTCCAGCCATCACATATAGATTTTAGTGTAAAAGCAATaaaaaaccaagaaaaatagaacGAAGACCTAAAAAAGCTTAACAAGTATAATATTACTGTCACTAATAATGGAAATTCGATAAAGACACAAAAAAACATcaaacataaatatataagatataCAATATACAATACACTTTTTAATTGTTCTATCGCGCCTCTAGGTGAATTTACACATAAAATTTTGGTTATCGAGTTCACTGTGTCGTCAATAGATACTTTTAAGGAGTACTGGCGTGGTagcagaagatgaaatcaGAATAAAATGTTAGTATAGCGTTTGAGTTGATTGTACATGATGGAAGAAATCCCTCTGTCTTCTGTCCTCAACAAATGATCTTCGTAAAAATCCTTAATTTACAGACTAGATAGAAGTTAGACCCATACCTAATCAAACCCAtacattttatattttagccttttttttttgaaattccaTTTTGCTTTGAATATCGCAAAAAAACGGCAACCATGTCCGGGTGAACCTCAGCGCCATACCTGGAACTTCGTGAACTGGCAGTGAGGGACCAGACACAGGATGCAGCATCATCTTTTGCAAAATTCATACCAAGTAATTCGTATATGTAATATGGTGTTCGAAATATGCGGTTGTTTAACACTATTATTGAGTATAGAAGAGGTACAGTGAGACAGTATATTCGAAATGGTATGTTTAAAATGAAcagataataaaaatagacAATAGTAAAGATGAGAAAAGATCATGGTAACCGAAAGTAAGAAGGAGCTAAAAACAGTAACGTTGGGGGCGTAGAGTTGTCAGTTAATGATGTGTACCTAAACCCACTTGAACGACAAAACTAAAAATCAGGATATGCAAGTACTTCCAGACAGACAGGTAGCTGAAAAGGAAAGTCAAGTGAGGTAATTATATaagttttgaattttcttcgtCTGAGATTTCAATGAGGAAAGCTACATGATGCTTGGTGGGTCTAGACCAGTTGATGTTTAGCTGGATGAAGTTCTTTAAAATTGAGATTTAGAAATGTCAATGAAATGCGCTAGCTATTGCTTTTCTCCTATACAAAGGATCATGGTTTTTTCAGTGATCTTCACTGATTCCTTGTAAAGTGTCAATGAAATACtaacatcaataaaaaacatgaaatataatttcatttttttaatctttAATGATAGGCCGGTGTTAAAGCTTACGAACTAAGAACCAAGTCCAAGGAACAATTGGCTTCCCAATTGgttgatttgaagaaggaaTTGGCTGAATTGAAGGTCCAAAAGTTGTCCAGACCTTCTTTGCCAAAGATCAAGACTGTCAGAAAGAGTATCGCTTGTGTCTTGACCGTCATCAACGAACAACAAAGAGAAGCTGTCAGACAATTATACAAGGGTAAGAAATACCAACCAAAGGATTTGAGAGCCAAGAAGACCAGAGCTTTGAGAAGAGCTTTGACCAAATTCGAAGCTTCCCAAGTTActgaaaaacaaagaaagaagcaaATCGCCTTCCCACAAAGAAAGTACGCTATTAAGGCTTAATTCAAAGTTCAATTATATACTATCATTATCTATAATTCCAACTTTTCTACGTTTTTCTAGCACGTTTAAGTAATTGttaaattaaaaacattttcattgaaaactCTCCAAATTGAATATGCTATTGCAGAGAGTAATAAAGCTTGCTTCAATGTGTTGACTCATCATAAAAATTTAGCACTTATACACATTCACTTATTTAGATTCTTTTTGGCTTCctctttcttctgtttcttaAAACATaagattttttgttttagtTCTTCATTGGGCTTCACGTCGTCAAGTTTTAGGGGCATTCTATTAAATGGGTCAGTAGAGTCACTTAAAAGATGTGCTTTTATAGTACTTCTATCAATATTCATTTTAGACGTGGGTAAAGTGACAGGATCTTTCATAATTGTGTACATTAAAGGATCTAAAAACTCATCAGGAACGTCTCCGTACTCGAGGTCTTCCTCCTCGTCAGCTTTTCTCTGTTCTTCTGCTTTATTGGCAAAGTTTAGTAATTTTTCGATAAATTCTTGAGATGCTAAACCGGTTTTTCTACCAAGGATATCCACAGCACGAACAAAAAGGTTCCTATTAAAAGATCTTTCATCTTTAGCGACAGCGCTGATGAACTCCGGTTGCTCGGAAAGATTTATGTACACAGTTGTTAAAGCCTTTAATAAATCTTTCGGGTGGAACGAATAACTCTGTGGGTCTTTCACCTTCAACTCCCCGCATTTAGGACCAACTAGTGACTCTAAATTATAGTTTAGCATACTGGCCAGTCTATATACGATTTCTGGTGTGACAAATGCTGCTGGTATATCCTTCGAATAAATTTCGAACAGCTTCATTGATTTGTCAGCCAATCCACACGATGACTTAGCTTGCCTGGAAGCAGACGCTAATCTCGTTTGTAACTCTTTGTCCTCTTCCTCTCTTGTTGGTGGTGCTCCTCTTGCACGATTATCCAGTTCGTTTTGAATATTATGAACTTCTGCTAAATTACTCAAGCCTTCATCTAACAGAAAGGTCAAGTCATTCAACATACGAGCCACGAACCTCACGAAGAAGTCAGCATTGTTTTGAGATTGCCAAATTAATTGTTTTTTATACGATGGTATTTTGTAATAAAGTTCCTCTAGAATTATCGATATGCTGTATCTACTGTTAAATTTATCGTAAAATTGTGAAGAAGAGCCTGTTTTCTCAACAATAACATAAAAGTCTAGCAGGGCATATAATAGATTCTTGTTTACTAATTCATTGTGTTCGAATGTATCCATCATAAACCCAGGGGAATTATCAGTTAATGGCATAGCACCAACACTTAATAACTGCACTAACTTACCTTTCAAATGCGGGTTGGAAACCAATTCGGGACAACGAAGCACCATTGTTGTAAACTCAACAAACGATCCTAGACGTGGATTTCTAAAAATTGGAGAGGTTTGGTACTTGGAAATGTATAAGGAATAGTTGATTGGTCCCTCTACAACGAATTCTGGGTAATACTTGAAAGGCACTGGAGCATGAGCTCTCAAAAAATCAGCATTGTCTACATTTTCTACACCTATTTGATCTGGGATTAATGGTAatttaatttgtttaaaCGGAAATTCGTGCTTAGGATCTACAACGCGAATCAAAAACGTAGATGCACCACAAATGAAATCAAACACCTCCATTTGAAGAGACCTATGGGCAAAGAATCCCTGAAGAGCAAAACGTAATGATTCTGTTGTTTTTAATGCTTTCTCCATTTTAGATAGTTGTACTGTCACAAATCTAGCAAAGACATCATGGCTTGCagctattttttttactttttcaatttcctcCTTCAATGCTTTAATTTCAGATCccattttctcttcaaatgaCAGTGTGCCTCCGAGACCATAATGTAAATAGGTTAGTgttaagaaaaaacaatcaGATATAAAGTTAGGCTTAGAATCAGCagtttttctatttttgtCATAAAATGCATCCGCCTCCTTAAAATCAGAATTTAAGCGTGTTTCTCCTGATAGATCAATAAACAAACTTGGGTTATTGAAATAATTCGCATCTATCTTgtcgatttttttatatgaTATATCTAAGAACGGTTGAGAAAATCTGACCAATAGTAAAGTAATATTGGACATAAATCCATTAGAAGATAGTTCTTTGAATGGTGGATGATCAGCTCTACGTAAATGATTCTTATTAGCAATATGAGCAAAATAGCTTATCATATCAGTTCTTGAGTCTAGAGAACCACGAACAAGcttatcaacaatgaaaaaaagtctATCTATGAGAACTTTGTGCTCAGCTTGTAAAGACTCGTGGATCATGGCTGTCTGTTGTTTGGAACGCAAAAGGTTATCACCATAATTACGGATTGCAACGGTAGCATCTATGGGAGAAAGGGATAATATAGGTCCCAATATAGTttgcttttcaaaaaactgTGGCTTACAGTTGTAGCTTGCAAAAAACCCTTCTATCTTAGTGAAAATTTCCGCAATAGGCTTAAATGTaacaaatatttcaaagatggTAAGAACATTATTGTAAATCACAGATTCGTTTAGATCAAAAttgttgattttttgattgCAGTATTCTAATAATGTCGGGAAAACTGCATTAAGCAAATCTAAGGCAGTACCTTCTAGTATGGCTCTTTGGATGATTTGGGAAAGGAAATCAGTGTATGAGTTAACATTCGAGACGATTTCAATAACATAATTCATGAATGTGCCGTTCatacaaaaattttctatttgCAAGGCAACGACACCATAGCCAATGACAAGACGATCGATTTCTTGGAAGGTGGCATATAATGAATCGGCGTTTGGCTTGTTTTTGGTGATTCTCTTTTGTTGCTGATTACGGCGGAAACAATCATTCAAATATTCAAAGGGTTTATCCAGTTCTTGATTCTCAGTGAGTTGATATAACAATAGCGTATCGATAAAATCAACTCCAAGAGTGGAACCTTGGGTAACCTCCTCAGATTTCAATAGATAGTAGCCACGGGGATCGGAGGGATCAGAGgtgatttgaagaatgtCTTCGATGGCAGTCATGACAAATAAACTGCGATAGCAAAAACTATTGAGTGAGAGCTCGACTACAGAAAGTCAACTATTTCTCCTAAACAACTAGTAACCAAAATTTACCCTTTCAATTGACTGACacaattttcaaataatataACTGGTGTTTACTGTGCCAACAACAAGTAGTATAACAGTAGAAACGAAGAGTGATATAACAATTacttattgaaaataaatggTTTTGATATATGTGTATCTATGATAAATCCCACAATAGTTGATATCTACCTGTGATCTTAATCCACCTTTTGTAATAAAGACGGACTATCGCCTCTGACGAATATTGACAAAATAGCGTCCTCGACGAAAGAATAAATGATTAAGCGCAAAATAATGCTAAtttaataagaaaagagtgTTGGTTGAGAATCTTTGCCTTGTGCTAAATGCGGGTTGACTTATCTGCTTCCTCTTTCTTAGTTCAATTCGGCAATTTTTGGTGTAGGCAATTGGGCCATATTGTAGCAGGAAGTTGTGGGTACAGTATGTTGAAACGTGCATCGTAAATTCAACGCACGataaatttcattttttaattaatACTTTAGTTGTGTCGTATTGTACTAACAATGACAGTATTCTAAGTCTCTTTTGACACATAAGGAATTAAAACAGGCGTAGGTGATGACAGCGCTAGACTCTGGAAATTGGGGATTGACACCTGCTATGGAAACGGGTTTGTTCCAGAAACCACAGGACCGCATCTTTATAATAGAGTTGGAAAATTCCATAGTATCATTTATCAACTCGAACACGGAATCATTTCAATTGAGACCGATGAATTCATATTATAGACTTTTGTCACATCAAATTGCAGAGTACCACAACTTGAACCATGTTTTAGCCAGAACTCAAGACAGTTGTGTGATCCTTTTCAAAGGTGTGAACTTTAAAAAAACGGAGGGCAAACCTCTATTACAAGAGTTACAGCTAAGTAAAAAACCAGAAAGAACTGCTTTCTCGAATGAGAATATCGAGAAGTCaaacaacaataaaatatttcgAATTTTGAAACGGAAAGAGGTAGGTAACGAGCGTGATTACAAAACGGATGGTAGTATAAATTTATCGAGTAATAATTTAGCAACAAATTCCGACCAGGAACAAAAAGTCGAAACTGATGACAAATCGAGTACTGATTTGGAGAAAGAACgaattgaaaaggaaagacTCTACGAACAGCgcaaacaagaaatttttgacaagcttaacaaaaatgaagacGATGGAAAATCAACCAAcagtagtagtagtaacGATAGTGACAATGAGTGGAGTGATTGGCTGAACAGTGATGACGCTAATACACAAACAAGCAACGGTTCAATCAGCTCCCAACCACCATTCAATCCATACACAACGACAACCCAATCAAACAAGCCCCATCAACAATTTCATGATTGTCGAAGAGGTAGAGgaggaaaaagaagggGTACAGGCAATTACAAAGACACATATCGAGTTCAAAATCGTAGGAACAAGGAAAACGGTGGTTATCAATCGGGATATCCATCGCCTTACCTTATGTATTCTCCTTCCCAAATGGGCGGTAATAGTCTGCCAAGCTACCCTATGATGTACAATCCGACTGGTCCTACTCCCAGTCCTGCGTCCACACCCATGATAATGGGCACGAACGCAGTCTTTATGAGCCCTTATATGTACAACATGAATACACAAGGATCATGTTCTTTTGGTACCCCGGTTCCTATGTACCCATCATAccaatatcaatatcaatatcaatacAACCCCCAATATCCGAACGGATCGTACAGTAATACACCAAACTATAACTCTAACAATTATACAAGGTCCTCAGCAAATAAGTATAACCAAGCtcagagaaaaaattcatcttctaCTGAAGTTTTGAAATGTGACGACGATAGCAACAATGAGGAAATTCGTAGCGTTGCTGTCAAGGGTACGCCGCTAACTAAAGACACCAATTCAACTGAGAGCAAGTTTAGCAAATTAAATATTTAGCCTGAGGAACGTACTATACACAACAAAAAATACGTAGAGGTTTATAGAATTCATTGTATGAAGATAGTAGaatatgaataaatatTGCGTTTTTATAGTGCAGTCCAAAAAGATATATACTtacgaaaagaaaatggcctgaatatttttttcatgagATGTTAAAAGTTCATAGAAAAATGAGGGAAAAATGTAACTAAATATAtattagaagaaaataaaaagatatATTAACATAAAGAAGCGCAGTAAGAAGATCAAAGGTGTAGTACACGTATGTTATAAGAAATAATCCGGTGTCTTTCTAGTAACGGTTGGTTCACCGGGTCTTACAGATGGGTCGTATTGTAAGAACTGTCTGTTATGATTTTCATCTACCTCCATAATAGC
The Saccharomyces mikatae IFO 1815 strain IFO1815 genome assembly, chromosome: 4 genome window above contains:
- the UFD2 gene encoding ubiquitin-ubiquitin ligase UFD2 (similar to Saccharomyces cerevisiae UFD2 (YDL190C); ancestral locus Anc_7.305), with the protein product MTAIEDILQITSDPSDPRGYYLLKSEEVTQGSTLGVDFIDTLLLYQLTENQELDKPFEYLNDCFRRNQQQKRITKNKPNADSLYATFQEIDRLVIGYGVVALQIENFCMNGTFMNYVIEIVSNVNSYTDFLSQIIQRAILEGTALDLLNAVFPTLLEYCNQKINNFDLNESVIYNNVLTIFEIFVTFKPIAEIFTKIEGFFASYNCKPQFFEKQTILGPILSLSPIDATVAIRNYGDNLLRSKQQTAMIHESLQAEHKVLIDRLFFIVDKLVRGSLDSRTDMISYFAHIANKNHLRRADHPPFKELSSNGFMSNITLLLVRFSQPFLDISYKKIDKIDANYFNNPSLFIDLSGETRLNSDFKEADAFYDKNRKTADSKPNFISDCFFLTLTYLHYGLGGTLSFEEKMGSEIKALKEEIEKVKKIAASHDVFARFVTVQLSKMEKALKTTESLRFALQGFFAHRSLQMEVFDFICGASTFLIRVVDPKHEFPFKQIKLPLIPDQIGVENVDNADFLRAHAPVPFKYYPEFVVEGPINYSLYISKYQTSPIFRNPRLGSFVEFTTMVLRCPELVSNPHLKGKLVQLLSVGAMPLTDNSPGFMMDTFEHNELVNKNLLYALLDFYVIVEKTGSSSQFYDKFNSRYSISIILEELYYKIPSYKKQLIWQSQNNADFFVRFVARMLNDLTFLLDEGLSNLAEVHNIQNELDNRARGAPPTREEEDKELQTRLASASRQAKSSCGLADKSMKLFEIYSKDIPAAFVTPEIVYRLASMLNYNLESLVGPKCGELKVKDPQSYSFHPKDLLKALTTVYINLSEQPEFISAVAKDERSFNRNLFVRAVDILGRKTGLASQEFIEKLLNFANKAEEQRKADEEEDLEYGDVPDEFLDPLMYTIMKDPVTLPTSKMNIDRSTIKAHLLSDSTDPFNRMPLKLDDVKPNEELKQKILCFKKQKKEEAKKNLNK
- the RBS1 gene encoding Rbs1p (similar to Saccharomyces cerevisiae RBS1 (YDL189W); ancestral locus Anc_7.304), which codes for MTALDSGNWGLTPAMETGLFQKPQDRIFIIELENSIVSFINSNTESFQLRPMNSYYRLLSHQIAEYHNLNHVLARTQDSCVILFKGVNFKKTEGKPLLQELQLSKKPERTAFSNENIEKSNNNKIFRILKRKEVGNERDYKTDGSINLSSNNLATNSDQEQKVETDDKSSTDLEKERIEKERLYEQRKQEIFDKLNKNEDDGKSTNSSSSNDSDNEWSDWLNSDDANTQTSNGSISSQPPFNPYTTTTQSNKPHQQFHDCRRGRGGKRRGTGNYKDTYRVQNRRNKENGGYQSGYPSPYLMYSPSQMGGNSLPSYPMMYNPTGPTPSPASTPMIMGTNAVFMSPYMYNMNTQGSCSFGTPVPMYPSYQYQYQYQYNPQYPNGSYSNTPNYNSNNYTRSSANKYNQAQRKNSSSTEVLKCDDDSNNEEIRSVAVKGTPLTKDTNSTESKFSKLNI